A stretch of DNA from Mus pahari chromosome 11, PAHARI_EIJ_v1.1, whole genome shotgun sequence:
CTTCATAGGTCCCCGTAGGACAGCAACAAATTAAATTATTATCAGACTGGACAAACATGAGGGTGGAATAAGCTGTTGTCGCTAGTCTCAGTGGGCACGGATCAATCACTCACAAACACTAATACTCTGTCCCTCTGAGCTCACCTGGGTAAGGCGTCACAGTCCCGTGGGCTTTGCTCACATAAGGCTGCTTGCTCTCTACAGTACAAATAACCTTTTATGGTTATAAACTATAACTACTCTTCATTGTCTTAATCCCACTGCCAGCTtttatttaaattgcatttttacTACTTAGAATAGGGTTATGGTTACATCAGTTATACTCAGATAAccttgtaaatgaaaaaaaaaaatcagggaaataacAATGGAAATATCTCACTGATCCTCATCTAATTTCAGGGGAAAAAACTTCCATATAGCAGCAATTATCCTTCAAAAATTATCTTTACatctaaacaaacagaaaaggggacATTAGATACTATGTGCTTTTAATAGCTTATCACTGGGAACATTTCATAATCAAGAGCAAGTTAACAGGctagcatttaaaaatgtagacTTTAATAAGTGTACAGGTCAGCTTATGGGGAAGCTGACCAAGATACATAACGTGGGAGATACAAGTGACCACCTGGAGTTTCTATACTTCCTTCTGCTTACAGAACATTTATTAAGGTTGTTTAATATATGACTTTTCATTTGACATTGTAGAAGTCCTTTGTTGTAAAGCTAACCCTTCTGCCTGGTGACAAGCAGCAGTCACGACGATCACTCTGGACCCCCACGctgaaaagagaagcagaaagcaatGACGTCAGTACAAACCTGGCCATTACTTGCACAATAAAAATCGACCTTCCAGCTCTggctgtttgaaacaaggtctcactctgtaacccaggctggcctagaattcagtatatatagcccagactggcctctgagAGAGAAATCATggcaaatcctcctgcctcaaccttctgagTTAAGATTacacttgtgagccaccaatcccagacagcttttgatttctttaaactgATTATGattctttaataatttaatttttatgtgcatacaatatcagatgagggcatcagacgccctggagttacagacagtcgtgagttcccatgtgggtgctgggaatcaaacccaggtcctatggaagaaaaaaaccattgctcttaagcactgagttatctatctcttcagcccctgattgattgattgattgattgattgattgattgaattttacgatttatttattttatatatgtgagtacactgtcgctgtgtTCCgatacactagaagagggcatagaaagccattagagatggttgtgagccaccatgtggttgctaggaaatgaactcaagacctctggaagaacagtcagctcTGAGCCAATTCACCAGCCCCAgcccgatttaaaaaaaaaaaaggggctggtgagatggctcagtgggtaagagcacctgactgctcttccgaaggtccggagttcaaatcccagcaaccacatggtNNNNNNNNNNNNNNNNNNNNNNNNNNNNNNNNNNNNNNNNNNNNNNNNNNNNNNNNNNNNNNNNNNNNNNNNNNNNNNNNNNNNNNNNNNNNNNNNNNNNNNNNNNNNNNNNNNNNNNNNNNNNNNNNNNNNNNNNNNNNNNNNNNNNNNNNNNNNNNNNNNNNNNNNNNNNNNNNNNNNNNNNNNNNNNNNNNNNNNNNNNNNNNNNNNNNNNNNNNNNNNNNNNNNNNNNNNNNNNNNNNNNNNNNNNNNNNNNNNNNNNNNNNNNNNNNNNNNNNNNNNNNNNNNNNNNNNNNNNNNNNNNNNNNNNNNNNNNNNNNNNNNNNNNNNNNNNNNNNNNNNNNNNNNNNNNNNNNNNNNNNNNNNNNNNNNNNNNNNNNNNNNNNNNNNNNNNNNNNNNNNNNNNNNNNNNNNNNNNNNNNNNNNNNNNNNNNNNNNNNNNNNNNNNNNNNNNNNNNNNNNNNNNNNNNNNNNNNNNNNNNNNNNNNNNNNNNNNNNNNNNNNNggggggggggggagataattGATGACATCAGTTACCCTCAAATTTATCCATGGTCTCAGAAGCCCTTTATACTTTGAAAAGTTATTAATCCCTCACCCAAAGGCTTTTTCTTTCCTATGGTTTTAGGTTTTGTAcggactgaacccagggtttgGCACATGCAAGGCAAGAGTGCTACTAATGAACTACATCTCAAACCCtctgtatggttttatttcttcatatgtcctctgtcatggtttgtatatgcttgggccagggagtggcactattagagggtatgtccctgttggagtaggtgtgtcactgtgggtgtgggcttaagaccctcaccctagctgcctggaagtcagtattctgctagcagctttcagatgaagatgtagaactcttagctcctcctgcaccatacctgcctggatgctgccatgcttctgccttgaagataatggactgaacccttgaatctgtaagccagccccaattaaatgttgtcctttataagacttgatAGGTcattgtggggcattgggctatgcacagacaggctggtctccagtcgagctgagatctTGAACCCCGGGACCCGGTGCTGATAGTTCAtctacatgggacggaaggagttctctcatgcttCTGGAACtatggctcctgcctaagttattGCCGCCCCCCCAGCCTCCACAAAAGAAGCATGGTTagcagtcatgtaggcaatgtcccaagcttctgaccttcaggctaaactcctccccagttacctagcaacagaaaagatagcatattttaaaagggGCCGTTTGGGGggggacaaggggcagcccccaaaaccAAAAGAGGCCAAacggcccctcctcactctctcacctctctcactcctttgttctcttgctctctctcctctcactctctccctcttactctctctctgtagccttccccccctttccccttcagtctcagtgtctgtctgtctgtctgtctgtctctctctctctctctctctgtctctctctcctctctctctctctctctctctctcttaccttctctctttccccctgcctttctataataaagctctaaaaccatagacagtctctgctcatcaaggctgcgctcactcttgcctgtgtgggaacctctcttccctcagccttctctcccataaccccggatACAGGGTGTAACCCCGGGGCCTCTTTTggttttgggggctgccccttgtccaccccctgtcgagtggggtcagaagcttggatgcccacccagggctgagtggaaagcatctggcagccctcccgcatccgcctgtccagagcataggaggaattctggccagatgtgggctatcctccctccccgcTCCTTCCCCTGGGccccttttttagttcccacagggtcatggtgtctgttcacagcagtaaaacctaactAAGATATACTACATACTTACTGATGGTTCCAACCGTGATTTGTGCCTGACAGCCCTGGCCtatctcttcatctcccccagcTATGATCCCATTTGAcgaaacaaaagaaggaaatggcAAACCCAAAATGTCACCAGCACTCTGCACAATCTTGTGCTAGAGAACAACAACGTACCTGGATAAATTCCATTTCTTCTTGAGACATAGGTTTCCTTCTGTATTTCTGAGGtaatgattttataatttctGCAGTGTCTGGTGGCCCCTGGTGCATCAGTAAATCAGGGGATGTACTTCCTTTAGAATGCTGTGAAATTacggaggagtgggaggggagcgCAGCAGATCCCAAAGCTTCTGAGgctcaaattaaaaacaaaaatactaattAGAGAATTATCCAGGcatctttaaatgttatttttttatttatccactACTGAAAAGTCATCTTTTATTAACAGGTCACTGGGGCTGctgaaatggctcagaagttaagagcacttggcttTTCTAGAGGATAGaggcttaattcccagcacccacagggaagTCCAagctgtctgtaaccccagttccagaggatccggcactctcttcttttttttttttttttttggtttttcgagatagggtttctcggtatagccctggctgctttcctggaactcactttgtagaccaggctggcctcgatctcagaaatctgcctgcctctgcctcccgagtgctgggattaaaggcgtgagccatcaCACCTAACCCAGCACTCTCTTCTACACCAGGCATATATGTGAATCACAGACAAAAATgccacattaaataaacaaaactttatttaaataaatcatgcatgtatgtgtaatatttatattatatttatacacataaacacatgcatatgtatgcatatacatgcatacacacacacaaaatattctttttgaaaggaagttatcttttttgttttgggtcaGGCAGTGATGGGGTTGGACCCAGATCCTTGTACAAGCTAGGCAAACAATCACTGAGCCACAGCtatagctatttatttatttattcatttaattaattaattaattaattaaatttatttttattgtatgatgAAGTCTCACGATGTTGGCCAAGTTGGCATTGAATTCTTGGGTTCAACTGGTCCTTCcaactctgcttcctgagtaacTAGGACTATAGGTGGTGCCTCCGTCCACGCCCGGCAGCCCGGCAGCGTTTAAACAAAGTAAATTAGGACTAAAGAGATGGCGCAGAAGATAAAGATACGTGCCTCCgagcctggcaacctgagcttCATCCCTGGCATTCTTGTGGTAGGAGGAGAGCTCCTCCTCCAAGCTGTCCTGACCGCCATACATGCACTGTAACAAGTACACACTCGAGATCTAAtgtactaacacacacatacacacacacaacaaataaagtgaaaaaagcttg
This window harbors:
- the Mrps36 gene encoding 28S ribosomal protein S36, mitochondrial isoform X1, producing MGSKMASATRVVQVVKPHAPLIKFPNRRDKPKLSASEALGSAALPSHSSVISQHSKGSTSPDLLMHQGPPDTAEIIKSLPQKYRRKPMSQEEMEFIQRGGPE
- the Mrps36 gene encoding 28S ribosomal protein S36, mitochondrial isoform X2, coding for MGSKMASATRVVQVVKPHAPLIKFPNRRDKPKLSEALGSAALPSHSSVISQHSKGSTSPDLLMHQGPPDTAEIIKSLPQKYRRKPMSQEEMEFIQRGGPE